The stretch of DNA GAAGGCTCCGCGCCGGTGGGGAAGCGGGCGGACGGTACAGGGCCGCAGCGGTACCCGGCGGTGGGCCGCCGACCGCAGGCCGAAAGGTCCGCGAAGGGCCCCGGGGCGCGGGCAGCGTACCGGCGGGAGGGGAGCCCGCTTGCAAGGGGGACCCTCCCGGTGGCCGGCCTGAGAGGCCAGGGGCCGTGGGGTGGGCGGTGATGGGCCGTGTGCTGCCCGGCTGCGGTCCCGCCCCGGCTGCAGGGGTGGGGTGGGCGGTGGCGGGCGGGGAGGTCCGGGGCGGCCGCGCCGAGCGACCGGCTGCATGCCCGACGGCCTCTAAGCCGGGGCGCCCGGGACGGGGAGGGCGGGCACGGCGGTCGGCCCGCCCCGCCGTCCGCGCCGTGCCGCCGGAGGCACCGGGCCCGCCGTCCGCCGGGCGGTCCGGCCGGGCCGCGGAGGGGCCGGACCGCCCCGCGGTACCGCGGACCTCGCGGAGCAGGGGCGCCGGTCCCGTCCGGGAGCGGGCGGTGGACGTCCGCCGCGTACCCGGCCGCACCGCGGACCGCGGCCTCCGGGGTCGAAGGGGAGGAGGCGGTCGGCGGGGCCGCGGACGTGCTGCTCGGGAAGGGGGCCCGGCGGAAGGCGCCCCGGGGCGGTGCGGTGAACCCGGCGGCTCGGGCGGTGGGCGGGTTCGCGGGAGGCGTCACGGGTCGGCCACCCCCAGGCGGGCGGCGAGTTCGGCGAGCAGCGCGCGGGCATCGGTGACCAGGCCCAGGTCGGCCATGGCGGTCATCGGGCAGGCGGGGTCGGTGTTGACGCTGACCACGTGGCGCGGGGCGCCCAGGCCGCCGGTGTGCTGGGCGGCGCCGGAGACGCCGAACGCCAGGTAGAGGTCGGGGTCGATGGCGGCGCCGGTGGTGCCGATCTGGCGGCGCCCCTCGATCCAGCCGGCGTCGGTGGCGACCCGGGTGGCGCCGTGCGCCGCGCCCAGCGCCGCGGCGACCCGCCCCAGCAGGGCGAACGCCTCCCGGGCCGCCGGGGCGCCGTCGGTTCCGGCGGCCAGGCCCGCCCCGCCCGCCGCGACCCGCACCGCCTCCGCCAGGTCCGCGGTGCCCGGGTCGGGCGCGCGGACCTCGCGGGTCCGGGCCTCCGCCGGTTCCGGTACGGGCGCGGGTCCGTCCAGCCGTACCGGTTCTGGAACGGACCCCGCCGGCGGGAGCGGTCCCGGGGTGGGGCCGTCCGGCCGGCCCGGCTCCGCGGCGGCGGATCCGCCGGAGTGAGCGGGGCCGCCGTGGCAGGCCGGTCCGGAGGGCGGAGAGCCGCCGGGGAGGGGCGGCTCGGTGCGGCAGGGCTGTCCGGCGGCGGGAGCGGGAACGGCAGGGGCGGCCGGTTCGGAGGAGAGAGGCGGCCTGGTCGCGGGGGCGGTCCGGCCACCGGGCAGCAGGGTGGCGACGGCCGGCGCGTCGGCCTCGGCCCGCACCGCGACCCGGCCGCCGGCGCGGAGCAGTTCGGCCGCGACCGTCCCCGGGGCGCCGCCCGCCCCCGGATGCAGCGCGACCCGGGAGGCCGCGGCCAGCAGCGGCCGGTCCAGCGCCGCGGCGAGCCGCGGGGCGAGGTCGCGCCCGTCCGGGGAGGCGGGCAGCAGCACCAGCGGCGCCCCCTCCAGGGCGGCGGCGAGCGCCGGGACGAGCGCGGCGGGGGCGATGCCCTCCCCGGTCTCCCGGTAGAAGGTGCGCCCGGGGCGGACCGCGGCGAGCCCCCGCGCCCCCTCCCGGGCACCGGAGCCGACCACCAGCACGTCGCCGGCGGCCTCGGCGGCGGTTTCGGCGGCGCCCAGCGGGGGTAGCCCGCTCCGTACGACGATCAGCGCGATCGGACCCCTACTGGGCCATTGGCCCGGTTTCGCGATGGTTTCGGTGCCAGTCACAGGGCCATCGCCACCCGGTGGCCCTCGATCACCGCGGAATGGGCCCTTCTCGGTGCCAGGCAGTCACCGACCCGGTGCAGTTCGAAGTGCGCACCGCAAGCGGGATCGGCCCGCCGCAGCTCGCGCCAGAGCGCGTCGTCGGGGCGCTGGTGCACCGCGCAGACCACCCAGTCCGCCGACCGGGTCTCCTCGGTCCCGGTGGGGTGGTGCTGCAACCGGAGCAGCACCCCGCCGCCCTCGGCCTCCTCGGCACCGGTGCAGATCCGGTCGGTGCTCCACACGGTGCCCGCGGCGTGCGCCTTCACCGCGGACGCCTCCAGGTCCAGGGTGACGCCGAGGTCCTGGCCGACCGACATCGCCGGGGTGAGGACCTCCACCGCGCAGCCGCGGTCGGCGAGCAGCTCGGCCACCGAGGCGGCCTGGTGGAACCCCAGCTCGTCGAAGACCACCACCCTGCCGTGCGGCGCCGCGGTGCCGTCGAGCACTTCGCGGACGTCGACCACCCGCGGGTGGCCCCCCGCCCACCAGGGGGCCTGCGGCAGCGCCCCGGTGGCCAGCACCACGGCGTCCGGCCGCTCGGCGAGCAGCAGCGCGGCGTCGGCCTCGACGCCGGTGCGCAGCTCGGCGCCGTGCCGGGCGGCCTCGGCGGCGAGGTTGCGGACCAGGTCGAGCAGTTCGGCGCGGGAGGGCACCGAGGCGGCCGGCACGATCTGCCCGCCGGTGCGCGGCGCCCGTTCGAGCAGCACCACCCGGTGGCCGCGCCGGGCCGCGCTCGCCGCGGCCTGCAGCCCGCCGGGCCCGCCGCCGACCACCAGCACCCGGCGGGGGCGGCGCGGCGCGGGCAGCGGGACCGGGCCCCGCTCCGCCTCCCGGCCGGCCTCGGGGTTCTCGATGCAGCCCAGCCACCGGTTGAGCCCCATCCGGCCGACGCACTCCTGGTTGCAGGAGAGGCAGGTGCGGATGGTGCGGGCCCGCCCGGTGCGGGCCTTGGCGGCGAACTCGGGGTCGGCGATCTGGCCGCGCACCACCCCGATCAGGTCGGCCTGGCCGGCGGCCAGCGCCCGGTCGGCCTGGAGCGGGTCCTTGAACCGGCCCACCCCGACCACCGGCAGGTCCACCGCGTCCCGGATCGCGCTGGGGACGTACATCGCGTACCCCGGCGGGACCTGCATGCTCGCCTCGATCATGTGCAGGGTGGAGGTGGCGGTGCCGATGGAGGTGTTGAGGTAGTCGACGGCGCCGGTCGCCTCGACCATGCGGGCGGTGCGCACCGCCTCCTCCAGCACGGTGCCGCCGTCGACCAGCTCGTCCCCGCACAGCCGCACGCCCAGCACCAGGTCCGGGCCGATCGCCTCGCGCACCGCCCGCACCAGCTCCAGCAGCAGCCGGGCCCGGTTCTCCAGCGGCCCGCCCCACCGGTCGGTCCGCCGGTTGGCGGCGGGGGAGAGGAACCCGCGCACGATGGAGGAGTGCGAGCACTGCAGCTCCACCCCGTCGAAGCCGCCCCGGGCGCAGTGCCGCGCGGTGCGCGCGTACCCCTCGACCACCTCGGCGATCTCGTGCTCCTCCACCGCCTTGGGCACCTCCCGGAACAGCGGGTCGGGCACCGGGCTGGGCGCCCACACCGGCAGCCGGGTGTACATCGAGGAGGCCTGGCCGCCGTTGTGGTTGAGCTGCGCGAGTATCGGCACCCCGTGCGCGTGCACCGCCCGGGTGATCCGCCGGTAGCCCTCCACCACCGCCGGGTCGAAGCCGCGGATCAGCTTCTCGTAGGGGTGGTCGGTGGGGTGGGTGGAGTGCTCCTCGGTGATGATCAGCCCGGCCCCGCCGGCGGCCCGCGCCGCGTAGTAGGCGGCGTGCCGCTCGGTGGGCGCGCCGTGCGCGGCGTAGTTGGTGAGGTGGGCGCAGAACACGATCCGGTTGGCCAGGGTGAGCGGGCCGACCCGCAGCGGGGTGAACAGGTGCCGGTAGGTGCGCGCCGGGCTCATCGCGACCGCCCTCCCGCACCGGACAGGGCGGACCGCTCCGAACCGCGCGGCGGGTCCGGCACGCGGACCGGGCCGCCGCGCGCCGGGCTCACCGGTGCGCCCCTTCCGCGGTGCCGGTCGGGACGGCGGACCCGGCCGGTGCGAGGGGCGCGCCGTCCGTACCGTCCGCGCGCTCCACGCCGAGCAGGGAGAGCGCGGTGCGCCGCCCCTCCAGGACCGCCTCCAGCACGGTGCGCGGCGCCACCGCGTCGCCGCACCGCGGGGTGCCCGGGCGGTGCAGGTAGAGCGCCTCCTCCGGGAGCCGGGGCCCGCAGTCGACGACGGCGGCGCAGCCGACCTCGCGGCGGGCCGCGGTCCACACGTCGCGCAGCACCGCGCGCCCGCCGCCGGCCGACTCCAGCCGGCAGCGGAGCTCGCGGACGACGCCCGCGCGCTGCAGCCGCCCGTTCGCGTCGGCCAGGTCGCCGGTGGGCGCGAGCAGCCGGCCGGCGACGGTGTCCGGGGTGGCCAGCCGGACCTCGCGGCCCTGCGCGGCCAGCATCTCTGCGGCGGCCACCCCGATCGGGCCGCCGACGGGGTCGTGCACCAGCAGCGCCCCGCCGGACGGCAGCAGGGCCGGCCGGGCCGCCGCCTCGGCGACGTCGACCACCGGCACGTCGCCGGTGTCCGCGCCGAGCGGCGCGGCGCGCGAACCGGTGGCCAGCACCGCGCGGCCGCCGCCGTCCAGTACCGCGTCCAGTTCGGCCGCGGTGACCTCGGTGCCGGTCTCCAACCGCACCCCCAGGCGCTGGCACTCCGACTCCAGCCAGTCCGCCAGCAGCCCCAGCCGCATCCGCCCGGCCACCGGGGCGCCGTGCGGGGCGGGGAGGTCCGCGGCCCGGGGGGTCTCGGTCGAGGGGGACGGTGGGTGACGGGCGGGAGCGAGTGCCGCCGCGGTGCGCAGCATCCCGCCGAGCCGTTTGGTCCGCTCGGCCAGCCGCACCCGCAGCCCGCGCCCGGCCAGCACCCGGGCGCACTCCAGCCCGGCGGGGCCGCCGCCGACCACCAGCACCTCGCCGCCGGAGCCCCGGCCCCCGCCGCCGCGGGCGGCGGAACCGGCGGCGGGAGCAGCGGCGACGCGTTGGGCCGCAGCGGGATCCGGGTCGGGATCGGCCGCCTCGTGCCCGCTGCGCGGGTCGCCGATGCAGGACACCGGCGGGTTGCGGTCGTCGCGCACCTGGCAGGCCTGGTTGCACAGCACGCACGGGCGGATCCGCTCCGGCTCGCCCGCGCGCAGCAGCCGGACCAGCCGGGCGTCGGCGATCTGCGCGCGCACCATCTCCACCAGGTCGGCGGCGCCGGCGTCCAGCGCGGCCTGCGCCTGGACCGGGTCGGCCACGCTGCCCTGCAGCGCCACCAGGGCGCGGCCGCGGGCGGCCCGGCGCATCGCCGCGCACAGCTCCAGGTTGAACCCGGGCGGGGTGTGCGCGTCGGGGCGCAGCGCGCGCGGGGCCATCGGGCCGGCGCGCACCGCCGTCAGCAGGTCGGCGCGGGGCGCCAGCAGCCGCACCTGCCCGGCGGCCTGCCCGGGGGTGGTGCCGGCCCAGGGCGCCAGCTCGTCGCAGGAGATCCGCAGCGCCAGCACCCGGTCGCCGCCGATCGCGGCGCGCACCGCGTCCAGCACCCGCCGGGTCAGCAGCAGCCGGTCCGCCCCGTAGGCGTCCTCGCGCAGGTTGCTCAGCCCGGACTGGAACTGGCGCAGCAGGGAGTAGGCCCCGGCGTCCACCTCCACCCCGTCGGCGCCGGCCTCGCAGGCGGCCGCGGCCGCCGCGGCGAACCCGGCGACCACCGCCTCGATCTGCTCCTCCTCCATGGCGGCAGGCATCTCCCGGGTCACCACGTCGGCGACCGGGGAGGGCGCCCACAGCACGTGCTGGGAGTGGGCGCTGGAGCCCTGGCCGCCGGCGTGCCCCAGCCCGGCCAGCACCAGCGCCCCGTGCGGGCGGCAGGCCGCGGCGATCCGCCGCCACCCCGGCGCGCACTCGGCGGCCAGCGGAGCGTACTCATAGGGGTGGTCGTCGGCGGTGACCGACGCGGTCTCGGTGACGATCACCCCCGCCCCGCCCTCGGCGCGCCGCCGGTAGTAGGCGGTGTGCCGGTCGGACAGGGCCCGGCCCCGGCCCAGGTTGGTCTCGTGCGCGCCGAAGACGGCCCGGGAAGGGGCGGTGCGCCCGGCGAGCGCGACGGGGTCGGTCAGCAGCGGCACGGCTCAGGCCTCCGGGGCGGCGGGGGAGAACCCGGCCAGCGGGCTCTCGTCGCACGGCGCGGCGGGCGGCGCCGCCTCCGGCTCCGGAGGCCGGCGGCCGATGGAGACCGGGACCGGGCCGGCGCGCCGCGGCCGGGTGCGGTGCGAGTGGTCGCAGGAGGGGGCCGGCGCCGACCCCGGGGGGACCGCGGCCAGCGCCGCCGCCCCGTGCCCCTTGACGCACTCGGGGTCGGGGCCGTCCAGCGGCAGCCCGGTGAAGAACTTGGCCGCCATGCACCCGCCCCGGCAGGCGTCGTAGGCGCCGCAGGAGGAGCAGGCGCCCCCGTCCTGAGGGCGGCGCAGCTCGGCGAAGAGCCCGGAGCCGCGCCACACCGCGGCGAAACCGCCCGGCCCGCGCACCGAGCCGGCGCGGAACCGGTCGTGCAGGGCGAACGGGCAGGCGTAGACGTCGCCCACCGGGTCGATCAGGCAGACCACCCGGCCCGCGCCGCACAGGTTGAGCCCGGGCAGGGCGCGCCCGTAGCCGGACAGGTGGAAGAAGGAGTCCCCGGTGAGCACCTGCTCGCCGTGCTCGACCAGCCAGTCGTAGAGTGCGCGCTGCTGCTCGGCGGTGGGGTGCAGCTCGCCCCAGACGTCGGCGCCGCGGCCGGCGGGGCGCAGCCGGGTCAGCCGCAGCCGGGCGCCGTGCTCGTCGGCGATCCGCTTGAACGCGTCCAGCTGGCCGGCGTTGTGCCGGGTCACCACCACCGACAGCTTGGGCTCGGCCAGGCCGGCGCCGGCCAGCGCGCCCAGGGCGCGCATCGCGGTGGCGTAGGAGCCGGAACCGCGCACCGCGTCGTTGACCTCCGGGGTGGCGCCGTCCAGCGATACCTGCACGTCCACGTAGCCGTCGGCGGCCAGCCGGCGCGCGGCGGCCGGGGTGATCCGCACGCCGTTGGTGGAGAACTTGACGCCGACCCCGCTGCCGGTGGCGTAGGAGACCAGCTCGAAGAAGTCGGGGCGCACGGTCGGTTCGCCGCCGCCGATGTTGACGTAGAAGACCTGCATGCGGCGGAGCTCGTCGATGACGGCCCGCGCCTCGGCGGTGTCCAGCTCGCGGGGGTCGCGCCGCCCCGAGCTGGACAGGCAGTGCACGCAGGAGAGGTTGCAGGCGTAGGTCAGTTCCCAGGTCAGGCAGATGGGGGCGTCCAGGCCGCGCTGGAAGTGGTCGACCAGCCGGGTGCCGGACGCCGGGGCCTCGGAGGGCTGTGCCACGGCGTTCCTCGGGGGGGTCGGGAGCGGTCGGGGGAGCGGTGCGCCCGGCTCGCCACCGGGGGCCGGGCCGTTCCCCGGGGCGCCGGAGGGGCGGCCCGCCCCGCTCAGCGCGGCGGGCGGTCGGTCGGCGGAGAACCCGTCGCGGGTCGCGGATCGCGGAGGGCGGGCGGCGGCACCGGCCGCTCCGGTGCGGCCGCCCGGGGGACCGATGCCGTGGGCCGCCGCCCGCCCGCGCGGCCCTCCGCCGGTCCGAAGGCATCACCGGGCCCGGCCGTCCACCCCGCGGGGCACCAGCATGCCGCCGGCGGCCAGCGCCGCCAGCGCCCGCTCGTAGCGGGGCAGCGACCCGGCGGGGACGCCCGCGTGCTCGCAGGCGGCGCGTGCGCTGGGCCGCCCGTCCAGGGCGCGCACCACGTCGAGCAGCAGCCGGTCCTTGAGGAAGGAGAGCCGGCGGGTGTCGAAGTGGTAGAGCAGCGCCCCGAAGGGCTCGGGGCGCACGGACACCCGCGGGTGCAGGTCCCAGGCCCGGCCGGGGTCGAAGGCGGCCGGTGCGGGGCCCGGGGAGGGGGCGGTCGGCACGGCGCCGCCTAGTAGACGCCGCACATGCCGTCGATGGACACGTCCTCGACGAGCAGCTCGTCGTCGAGCAGGGCGGCGTCCTCGGCGGGCGCGTCGCGCGGGGTGTCGTCGGGGGAGGAGGCGGTCGACTCGGGGCTCATGGGGCTCCCTTCGCGAGGGGGCGCGCGGGCGCGCCCGTTGTGATCCGCGCCACTGCCCGTACCATAATGGCACCGAGTGCCGAAAGGAAGGGCCATGGCGGAGACGATCCCGGCCCCCGCCGCGGAGCCCGCCCGCGCCGGCCGCCGCCGCTCCACATCCCGGGCCGCGCTGGAGCGGATCGCCCTGGAGCTGTTCGACCGCGACGGGTTCGAGCACACCACCGTCGACGACATCGCGGCCGCCGCCGGCATCGGCCGGCGCACCTTCTTCCGCTACTACGCCTCCAAGAACGACGCGGTCTGGGGCGAGTTCGACCTGGAGGCGCTCCGCGCCCGGCTGGAGTCGCACGGCCCGCAGACGCCGATGATGGACGCGATCCGCGCGGCCGTCCTGGAGTTCAACCGGGTCGAGGGGGAGGAGGCGCTCCGGCACCGCCGCCGGATGGAGCTGATCCTGCGCGTCCCGGCGCTGCAGGCGCACTCCACCCTCAAGTACGCCGAGTGGCGGTCGGTCGTCGAGGGCTTCGCGGCCCGCCGCACCGGCGAGCCGGCCGGCTCCCTGCTGCCGCGCACCATCGCCTCGGCGGTGCTCGGCGCCTGCATCGCCGGCTACGAGCAGTGGCTCGCCGACGAAGGCGCCGACCTGCAGGAACTGCTCGACCGCGCGCTGAGGGAACTGGCGGCGGGGTTCGGCCGGCTGGGCTGAGCCGAAGCGCCGGGCCCCTTCGCCCCGGCGGCTCCTCCCCACCGGGCGGACCAGGCGGGCCGCCGCGCCCCGGCGGCCGCCCGGCGCCCGCCGCGACCGGAGGGGCCGTCCCGCAGCGGGACCGCGGCGGGCGGTGTGCCGTCTTCGACGGGGAGGGGGCGGGGCCGAGGCCCGGCGCGGGTGGGCACGGGGCCGGGGCGGGCGGGAAAGCGCGGGGCGTCGCGCCGGGGGAGCGGCCGCCTAGCAGGCGGCACCGGGTGGCCACCCGCCTACCCGCCGGCCTCTGCGGGAGGCCCATGGCATTGGGCGCTCTCCGGCCCGGCGGCGGGGCCGGCGCCCGGACCCTTCGCCTAGCCGACGCGGAGCGCCCCGCTGGGGCACGAACGGGCGGCCTCGGCCGCGGCCGCGCGCAGCTCCTCCGGTGGGTCCGGGAGGAGAACCGTGACCAGCCCGTCCTCGTCGGCCTGGTCGAAGACCTCCGGTGCGGTGAGCACGCACATGCCGGAGCCGATGCAGACGGTGGTGTCGGCGGTGATCCGCATCGCTCCCCCTACCAGGTGACGGGCAGTTCGTGGAGGCCGTACACGAGGCCGCCGTGCTTGTAGGGCAGTTCATCCGCAGGCTCGGCGAGCCGCAGGGTGGGGACGCGTGTGAACAGGGCGGAGAACGCGATCTCCAGCTCCGCCCGGGCGAGGTTCTGCCCGAGGCACTGGTGCACGCCGTAGCCGAAGGCGACGTGGCGCCGGTCGCCGCGACCGACGTCGAGCCGTTCGGGCTCGGGGAACACCTCAGGGTCCCAGTCGGCCGCGGCCAGCAGGGCGAAGACCCCGTCGCCCGCGCGGATCGCCGCGCCGCCGAGTTCGGTGTCCTCGGCCGCGATCCGGGCCGTGACCAGGTCGGCGATGCTGAGGTAGCGCAGCAGCTCCTCGATGGCGCCGGGGAGCAGCGCGGGGTCGGAGCGGAGTGCGGCGAGCTGGTCGGGGTGCTCCAGCAGCGCCGCGGTGCCCAGCGAGATCATGTTCGCCGTGGTCTCGTGGCCGGCGTTGAGCAGCATCAGGCACATCATCAGCAGGTCCTCCCGGGCGAGCTCGCCGGCGGGTTCCAGCTGCTCGGTGGCCAGCCTGCTGATCAGGTCGTCACCGGGGTCCCGCTGCTTGCGGGTGATCAGCCCGTCCATATAGGCGCGCAGTTCGCCCAGGGCGGTCGCGAACTGCT from Nocardiopsis composta encodes:
- a CDS encoding FAD-binding protein, which produces MTGTETIAKPGQWPSRGPIALIVVRSGLPPLGAAETAAEAAGDVLVVGSGAREGARGLAAVRPGRTFYRETGEGIAPAALVPALAAALEGAPLVLLPASPDGRDLAPRLAAALDRPLLAAASRVALHPGAGGAPGTVAAELLRAGGRVAVRAEADAPAVATLLPGGRTAPATRPPLSSEPAAPAVPAPAAGQPCRTEPPLPGGSPPSGPACHGGPAHSGGSAAAEPGRPDGPTPGPLPPAGSVPEPVRLDGPAPVPEPAEARTREVRAPDPGTADLAEAVRVAAGGAGLAAGTDGAPAAREAFALLGRVAAALGAAHGATRVATDAGWIEGRRQIGTTGAAIDPDLYLAFGVSGAAQHTGGLGAPRHVVSVNTDPACPMTAMADLGLVTDARALLAELAARLGVADP
- a CDS encoding mycofactocin system FadH/OYE family oxidoreductase 2: MSPARTYRHLFTPLRVGPLTLANRIVFCAHLTNYAAHGAPTERHAAYYAARAAGGAGLIITEEHSTHPTDHPYEKLIRGFDPAVVEGYRRITRAVHAHGVPILAQLNHNGGQASSMYTRLPVWAPSPVPDPLFREVPKAVEEHEIAEVVEGYARTARHCARGGFDGVELQCSHSSIVRGFLSPAANRRTDRWGGPLENRARLLLELVRAVREAIGPDLVLGVRLCGDELVDGGTVLEEAVRTARMVEATGAVDYLNTSIGTATSTLHMIEASMQVPPGYAMYVPSAIRDAVDLPVVGVGRFKDPLQADRALAAGQADLIGVVRGQIADPEFAAKARTGRARTIRTCLSCNQECVGRMGLNRWLGCIENPEAGREAERGPVPLPAPRRPRRVLVVGGGPGGLQAAASAARRGHRVVLLERAPRTGGQIVPAASVPSRAELLDLVRNLAAEAARHGAELRTGVEADAALLLAERPDAVVLATGALPQAPWWAGGHPRVVDVREVLDGTAAPHGRVVVFDELGFHQAASVAELLADRGCAVEVLTPAMSVGQDLGVTLDLEASAVKAHAAGTVWSTDRICTGAEEAEGGGVLLRLQHHPTGTEETRSADWVVCAVHQRPDDALWRELRRADPACGAHFELHRVGDCLAPRRAHSAVIEGHRVAMAL
- a CDS encoding oxidoreductase, encoding MPLLTDPVALAGRTAPSRAVFGAHETNLGRGRALSDRHTAYYRRRAEGGAGVIVTETASVTADDHPYEYAPLAAECAPGWRRIAAACRPHGALVLAGLGHAGGQGSSAHSQHVLWAPSPVADVVTREMPAAMEEEQIEAVVAGFAAAAAAACEAGADGVEVDAGAYSLLRQFQSGLSNLREDAYGADRLLLTRRVLDAVRAAIGGDRVLALRISCDELAPWAGTTPGQAAGQVRLLAPRADLLTAVRAGPMAPRALRPDAHTPPGFNLELCAAMRRAARGRALVALQGSVADPVQAQAALDAGAADLVEMVRAQIADARLVRLLRAGEPERIRPCVLCNQACQVRDDRNPPVSCIGDPRSGHEAADPDPDPAAAQRVAAAPAAGSAARGGGGRGSGGEVLVVGGGPAGLECARVLAGRGLRVRLAERTKRLGGMLRTAAALAPARHPPSPSTETPRAADLPAPHGAPVAGRMRLGLLADWLESECQRLGVRLETGTEVTAAELDAVLDGGGRAVLATGSRAAPLGADTGDVPVVDVAEAAARPALLPSGGALLVHDPVGGPIGVAAAEMLAAQGREVRLATPDTVAGRLLAPTGDLADANGRLQRAGVVRELRCRLESAGGGRAVLRDVWTAARREVGCAAVVDCGPRLPEEALYLHRPGTPRCGDAVAPRTVLEAVLEGRRTALSLLGVERADGTDGAPLAPAGSAVPTGTAEGAHR
- the mftC gene encoding mycofactocin radical SAM maturase (MftC is a radical SAM/SPASM enzyme that catalyzes the first two steps in biosynthesis of the electron carrier mycofactocin from the terminal Val-Tyr dipeptide of the precursor peptide MftA.), translated to MAQPSEAPASGTRLVDHFQRGLDAPICLTWELTYACNLSCVHCLSSSGRRDPRELDTAEARAVIDELRRMQVFYVNIGGGEPTVRPDFFELVSYATGSGVGVKFSTNGVRITPAAARRLAADGYVDVQVSLDGATPEVNDAVRGSGSYATAMRALGALAGAGLAEPKLSVVVTRHNAGQLDAFKRIADEHGARLRLTRLRPAGRGADVWGELHPTAEQQRALYDWLVEHGEQVLTGDSFFHLSGYGRALPGLNLCGAGRVVCLIDPVGDVYACPFALHDRFRAGSVRGPGGFAAVWRGSGLFAELRRPQDGGACSSCGAYDACRGGCMAAKFFTGLPLDGPDPECVKGHGAAALAAVPPGSAPAPSCDHSHRTRPRRAGPVPVSIGRRPPEPEAAPPAAPCDESPLAGFSPAAPEA
- the mftB gene encoding mycofactocin biosynthesis chaperone MftB (MftB, a small protein, is a peptide chaperone that assists the radical SAM enzyme MftC in performing two modifications to the C-terminal Val-Tyr dipeptide of the mycofactocin precursor peptide, MftA. MftB's role is analogous to the role of PqqD in the biosynthesis of PQQ, a cofactor that derives entirely from a Tyr and a Glu in the precursor PqqA.), translated to MPTAPSPGPAPAAFDPGRAWDLHPRVSVRPEPFGALLYHFDTRRLSFLKDRLLLDVVRALDGRPSARAACEHAGVPAGSLPRYERALAALAAGGMLVPRGVDGRAR
- the mftA gene encoding mycofactocin precursor MftA (Mycofactocin is a small molecule electron carrier derived from the final two amino acids, Val-Tyr, of MftA, the mycofactocin precursor. It plays a role in redox homeostasis and the metabolism of alcohols and aldehydes in Actinobacteria, including Mycobacterium tuberculosis.), giving the protein MSPESTASSPDDTPRDAPAEDAALLDDELLVEDVSIDGMCGVY
- the mftR gene encoding mycofactocin system transcriptional regulator (MftR, the mycofactocin system transcriptional regulator, is an uncharacterized TetR family DNA-binding transcription factor. Its role is inferred by context. It occurs as part of the biosynthesis locus for mycofactocin, a partially characterized electron carrier derived from the terminal Val-Tyr dipeptide of the precursor peptide MftA, through a radical SAM enzyme-mediated process.), whose translation is MAETIPAPAAEPARAGRRRSTSRAALERIALELFDRDGFEHTTVDDIAAAAGIGRRTFFRYYASKNDAVWGEFDLEALRARLESHGPQTPMMDAIRAAVLEFNRVEGEEALRHRRRMELILRVPALQAHSTLKYAEWRSVVEGFAARRTGEPAGSLLPRTIASAVLGACIAGYEQWLADEGADLQELLDRALRELAAGFGRLG
- a CDS encoding ferredoxin; its protein translation is MRITADTTVCIGSGMCVLTAPEVFDQADEDGLVTVLLPDPPEELRAAAAEAARSCPSGALRVG
- a CDS encoding cytochrome P450 → MARTATPDSRSFPIQRRCPFAPPPEYDRLRTEEPVSKVRLPAGGTAWLATRYEDVRTVLSSPAFSADGTRPGFPAILPGQAQVLRRPPFIRMDPPQHGFYRRMLIQEFTHKRVKAMRPGIQAAVDRLLDDLLAAAPPVDLVEAFALPAPSLVICQLLGVPYEDHAFFQSRSRAAVSRTSTPEQFATALGELRAYMDGLITRKQRDPGDDLISRLATEQLEPAGELAREDLLMMCLMLLNAGHETTANMISLGTAALLEHPDQLAALRSDPALLPGAIEELLRYLSIADLVTARIAAEDTELGGAAIRAGDGVFALLAAADWDPEVFPEPERLDVGRGDRRHVAFGYGVHQCLGQNLARAELEIAFSALFTRVPTLRLAEPADELPYKHGGLVYGLHELPVTW